The region CTACACATGGGTATAGAAGATCATGGTGGTACGTTGATGAACTCACCTTTTCCTCCGCAGTAAGATGCGTCAGAAAAGCATTGACCTCAGTTTCACCCATCTCCTTTCTATACCGGAAATTATGAAAGCGAACAAAACGCCTGGTCCAGGCGCAGTACGTATCTGTTGTCTTGTTGCTATAGTGCCGAACATACAGTGCGTAACGCAATGACTCCAGAATTTTCGGAGAATCGTGCTGTCCCTCTCGAGAAGTTTTGCTGGGTTGTGATCGTGTTTCAGTATCTGGAGGCATGGTTATTGTGCTATCATCACTGCTTACAGGACGACCTCTTTCTCAAGGTAAGTAATAGCATTCGACCCGCAAAGTAATATTCCCGAAAAAACGATACCATCGATAGCAAGCCCCATCACTCCCCAATCTTTAGAAACCTGTAATACGTTGCCCGTGAAATCTTCAGTGTATTGCAGATCTCGCCGATACTGATATTGTAGTTCTTGCTCAGCTTCTTTGCCATCTTGACCTTCGGATCGTTCGCTGAAATCTTCGGGCGTCCTCCCTTTCTTCCTCTTGCCCGGGCTGCTTTCAATCCAGCCTGCGTCCGCTCCTGGATCAGTCGCCGTTCGAACTGGGCCAGGGTGGCGAAGATGTTGAACACCATCTCACCGGATGCAGTCGTGGTGTCGATGCCGCCATCGCTGATCGAGCGGAATCCTACTCCCCTTTCCATCAGTTGCTCGACGGTCTCGATGAGGTGCTTCAGGGATCTGCCGAGCCGGTCCAGTCTCCAGATCACCAGGGTGTCCCCTGCCTGCAGTTCCTGCATGCAGCTGTCGAGCCCGGGACGTTCAGATTTAGCTCCGCTCGCTTTATCGATGAAGATGAGCTTTTCCGGAACGCCAGCTTTTTTCAGCGCGTCGATCTGTGAATGGAGTTCCTGGCCACCGGTGGAGACTCTCGCGTAACCGATCAGGCGGCCGGTTTCTCTGTTTTCCTCAGTCATTATCAAATACCTCTGATTTTACGGATATCTGAAATATAGATATCTGAAACGGTTTTATAAGACAGTTTTCAGCGAAAAACAGGGGCTTTGTGGGCCCCTGCTCATATGTCTCAAAAAACGATCGTTTGTTAGGACAGCAATTTAAAGACGATTATTCGATTTTTTTACCAGAGTGAGCTGATTTTCCTTGCATTCTTGAAGCCCCACGAATCTCTCATCTGACTGTATGAACATAATTTGATAGTCCATACATGGATCATTGAACTTGATTACAGCCTTTTCTTTTAGTTCATCGCTACTACCAGGATTTATTGTAGGATGATATGGACTTCCAATTTGCTTCATTTTGTTTTCAGGACTGTTAGCGGGGTGAATTGATGTCCCAACAATTATCGCACGACGATCAGAAAACTTTACAGTGTCTCCTATTTCATAATTTAATTCCATAATAAATAACTCTAATTGTGATTGATTGTTTGGTTTTATGTCGAAGTAAATGCTAATCTATTCTCTCAAAGATCTTGGCTAAAATGAAGCAAATAGTCCTGCCCACGCTGTTCGATCTTATCCAAATGAGTAACACCTAGCAGCTCTTCGGGTCAGAACCACCAAACACGAAAGCTAAGAGTTATCACAAAACCGCGCCGACAAGCACTGCTGGCAGATTATTCCTGAGATCACCCCATCTGCAACCATTACTCCAGAGTGAAAAACCTTAAAGTGCTGTATATTCCCAACGCTGAGTTCACCTTCATTCCTCCGCACCACCTGGAGCCTGCTGCACCTCCATCTCCTCTCGCTCCTTGAGCGTCACCCCTCTCACATCTTTCCATGCAATCAGCCCGTTAGCTTGTCCCCCGTGGATAACAGCAGCCGCAGCACTGGGACTTGAGAACTCATAATCAGAAGCAAAGATCAATCGATCACTCTTCTCCTCAAGGATTCCATCCGAGCGCAACGTAGCGCGTAGATTTGCCGCATACTGATACTTCTGTGTAGAGGGCCGTTCGCTCAAAACAGCCTCAGACCCCTTCAACACAACAAACCCGTTATCTGTCTGCCGTCCAGTTGCCTTCAATCCCTTTATCTCACAGAAGAGAAGGCTGGATTTTTTGTTTGCCTCGTTTACAACAGGCTTCAAAAATTCCTGTCCTAGAATTGGCAGAAGCTGTTCCATGCGGGAAAAAAATACATCCATATCAGCAGCATCTGATTCAGGCAAATGGGACCCGCTCGCCTGCGCGTTTTCAAGCTCGAAACGCCCAATAGATCGCGCCGTTTCGATGAGCTTTCCTTCCAGATATTTGATATGCGCCTTCGTCAGGTTCTCATCCTTGCTCACAAAGAATACCAGTGATTTCCAGAAATCACGGTCCATATGACCCTTGATTCTGTTCCGAATAACTTCAGCCTCACCGATGTAGACACGCTCACGTCCTGTCTCAGGATTGATACCGCTCAGGAAGTACACTCCCGGTTTCGCGGCCTCATCGCGATTCAGCATATCTTCAATTTGTGAGCGAGGACCCGCAACGGCCTTACCGGTCCAGTTAGATATTTCAGCCGTCCGAACGGACGTCGGACTGCCTTTCGCGAGGAATATTCTTACTGTAGCAGTTGTATTCATAGTTTATCGCAACTCTGGCAACCCGAGTTCTTTCAGATTCTCATTGTGCTTCTGTTTTGTTTCCTCGATATCGTTTTCTATCGATTCCAGCCGATCATGTACACTTTCAAGATTAATTTCCTTCTCCGGCTCAGCCGTGCTGACATACCGGGAAATGTTCAGATTGTAGTCGTTCTTCTCAATCTCCTCCATCGATACCCGCCGGGAATAGCGATCCTCTTCCTTCCTGTACTGATATGCATCTACAATCTTGTTGATATGCTCGGGCTGCAGGTAGTTCTGCCGCTTGCCTTTTTCAAATGCTCACTGGCGTTGATGAAAAGCACATCATCGGGCTTTTTGCATTTTTTCAGTACCAGGATGCACACCGGTATGCCGGTGGAAAAAAACAGATTGGAAGGCAGGCCGATCACCGTATCGATATGCCCATCTTTGAGCAGTTTGGTACGGATGCGTGCTTCCGAGCCACCTCGAAAGAGCACTCCATGAGGCAGAATAATTGCCATGGTTCCCTCATCGCTCAGGAAGTGAAGCCCGTGAAGTAGGAAGGCAAAATCAGCCGCTGACTTTGGGGCAATGCCGTGGTTCTTGAAACGGAAGTCTTCACCCATGGACTCACCGGGTGTCCAGCGATAGCTGAAAGGGGGATTAGCCACCACCGCGTCGCATTGCAGTTTCTTGGCCGGGTTCATCTCACTAAGCATGCTCCAGTCGTTTTCCAGCGTATCGCCATGATGGATGCCAAACTCGGAATCCTTCAACCCATGCAGCAGCATGTTCATGCGTGCCAGGTTATAGGTGGTGATGTTCTTCTCCTGACCGTAGATCATGCCGATACTACCATCATGCTTTTTCATCTCTTTTCGCACATTGAGAAGCAGAGAGCCTGACCCGCAAGCGAAGTCAAGCACGCAGCTTAATCGCTTTTTGTTACCGGTAGCCGGCTCCTGGCTGTCCAGCGTGACAATGCGCGAGAGTATGGAGGAAACAGTTTGCGGAGTATAGAACTCGCCTGCCTTCTTTCCGGAGCCAGCAGCAAATTGACCTATCAGGTATTCATAGGCATCACCAAGAATGTCGCTTTCGGTTGAAAACTGCGAGAGGCCTTCAGCTATCCTGCTGATAATGATGCACAGCTTTTTGTTCCGGTCACCCGGACTTCTGCCAAGCTTTTCAGAATGCAGGTTAATTTCTGAGAACAAGCCCTGAAACGTGCTGGCAAAAGATTCATTTTCGATGTATTTGAACCCACGCACCAAGGTTTGCAGGAGCTCGGCATTCTGGGTACGGGCCTGCTCACTAATGCTGCTCCACAGGTAATCCGGATGGATAACATAATGCATCTTGCGACGCATCTGCTTTTCAAATACCTCTACATCCTCTGAATTGTCTTCATACCATACACATAATGGCGCTCGTCGGTCATCCTCTGCCAGATTGGGGTAGTCGGGACCCAGCTCCCGTTTGGCAGCGGCCTCGTAGTTGTCGGAAAGATAGCGCAGGAACAGAAACGACAGCATATAATCCCGGAAGTCATCAGCGTTCATCGCGCCGCGTAGATCGTCAGCGATAGCCCAGAGGGTTTTGCCCAATTGGTTGAATTGTTCTTTGGTCATGCTTTCACATTCTCTTGATTACGTTCCGGGAAGAGCTCTGGATTAAAACGGTAGTTGTTCATAAAATCCCGGAGGATTTTCCGGAAGTAGTCCTTGTTTTCCGGTAACATCTCTTGAGGCTCATAGAGCGAATAATTGCCGTGGCTAAGCACATTCACCAGCCGGGCATGGAGGATGCCATCAGGATCGTCATTGTCCTGCCTGATGCAAGCAGAGAAGTTTCTGAACCCGTGAAACGTAGCGGTCTTTTCCAGAATGCTACGCAGGATATTGAAATGGTAGGTATAGATCTCACCAGATTCAGCAACCTCATGTAGCTGTTTCAGTAGCGCCACATGGTGGAAGCGTGGCGTATCGCCGGTATCAGTCAATATGTAGCCGTTAGCTTCTTTGCTCAAAAAGTACCTTGCTGCCTTTCCCAGCTCATTGCACATTACGTTGAAGAACAATGCATGATGTGATGAAATAACCGTCCTTATCTTGCCATTCCCCTTCATCAGCAGTTGTGCAAGATGACTTGCCACGGCGATAGCATTGTTGTCATCCAAGGATGAAATCGGGTCGTCAATATAGATATATTTCACCCAGTTATAGGCTTCCTGTTCATCGACGGCCAACTGGACGACAGCAAGAAAAAAGCACCAGATAAAAATGTTTTCTTCACCGCGAGAAATTTTTATGTTCTCGATTGTTTCCGTCCCCTCATCAAAAGAGTCTTCGCGGATAAAGTTCACCGTGCCTTTTTGGTACTCGATATAAAAATCGAAATCTGCATAGCGTCTCAACAGTGGGCGTATACGGTTCTCCATCTCCAACTCCTGCAAGCCACTAAAAAACTGTGAATCGGTGTTCATGAGTAACACCCGTTCCTCATCGCTATCCAGATCGTTATCCCATGTAAAAAGGTCTTCAGTGAAGGCGTTGAAATAGAGGGTATCGCGTGTTATTTCTTCATTCCCGTCATCTCCATCAACAGTCGCCTTGCCCAGATCCTTAAAGGCCATGGATAGGCGTGTCTTGCCGGTGCCGTTGTAGGCAAACAAAAGCACATACTTCTTTACGTCCAGCCTATCACGGAGATGCTTGGCGATGTCGTCAAGATTCGCAAATGTTGAAGCTGTTTTGTTCATGCTCCCACCGCCTCCGGTCTTGGAAAGAGCTGCTGCATCAGTCCTTTTTTATGGGTTTTGAGCGCGTCGAGTTTCTCAGCATGCGCCGCGATCAGCGCATCGAGGGAGGAGAGGCAATCGGCAATTTTTTGTTGTTCGTTCTGAGACGGAATTGGCAGAGATAATTCAGAAAATTGTTTGTAGCTAATCATTTTTCCGTCTCGCAAACCTTCAAGGTTCTTAGTCAACTGGCTAATAAACCTGTCTGTTTTGAGATACTGTCTGAAATATCCAGCCGAATATCCTTTTCGCAGCCTCAAGATTACGTAAGCCGGGCTACAGATCCCTTTGAATCTTGAATACTCAATACCACCTTGAAATGAGCGCAAACTGATAATGAAATCTCCAACGTCAACAACCTTATACCCTTCAATACTTTTGTCTGTCACAGAAACGTGGTAGTCGATCATATCACGCGGAATGGCTCCGTGCTCTTGAGTTATCGCAAGAACTGGAAGATCGGAGTTGTGTTCTTTGTTACTAACTTGATCAAAGACGTTATCCCCGAATGCACTCTCCCACTCCCCAGCATCCCGAAACTCAGGAAAGCGCAGACGGGGAACGGTTTCACCTTCCCGGGGGAAGAGCTGCTGCATCAGCCCTTTTTTATGGGTTTTGAGTGCTTCGATTTTCTCAGCATGCGCCGCGATCAGCGCATTGAGGGAGAAGAGGCAATCGGCGATTTTTTGTTGCTCGGTAAGATCAGGTAAGGCCAGAACAATCTTTGAAACATCATTTTTTGTAAAGCCTTTTATAGCCATACCCTGGCAAAGATTTTCGAGTGCATGCCCGTTTGATTTCAGGTAATAACCCAGAAATAAAGCATTATCCTTTGATGGCGTAAAATTAGTAAAATCCTGACTTGTACATACAGGCGAATCTATAATCGCCAGCTTTCCTACGCCAACCCGTGAAACAAGCAGTATACTACCGCTCGGGATCAATTTTGTAGCCGAACATTTTATCGCCTCATTAGTTATGAATCTTGAGATAGAAACATCTGTTATCGATTCATCAGAAACATCTGAACTTGATATCCAAGGAATATTCCCATCCCAGTATTCTGATATGGTTTTGCTAGGCGTTCCTCCTCCGGCAAATTCACCTAAATCACCGAGGCAAGCTACCCCCCACTCCCCAGCAGCCCGAAACTCAGAAAAGCGCAGACGGGGGACCAGCGCTTGTTTATCTTTTTTTATCGTGTTACTCATATGCTGCTAATCCTGATATTTCGCGGCCTTGGGCCTGTTTTTTTAAAAATGGCACCAGATCCTCCATGAGTGCCAGCTCGGCCTTGCTACGTGCTTTCCAGCCAAGCTCCAGCGGCTCGAACAGGTCGCTGAGTTGTTCGCCGTCGAAGATCATGCGATCGAGAATGGCTTCGACGAAGGTTTTCAGCGACTCGGTCTCTACACCGTGCTTGTCTGCCATCGAGCTGAGCTCACTGTCAGCTTTTTGTGCTTTGAAAACCTGATAACCGTCTCGGATAGCTTCCTCACTCAGCCCTTCGCCTGCCTGCAGGCTGTTGATGTAGTCGATGATATCTTGGCGTTCATCCATGAGATTGCTGCTGGCTGAAAGCATGTTCACCAACTGCTCACGGCTCATGTTCTGCTTACCCGGTTTATTCTGGCTGTATCGGGCAATGAGACC is a window of Prosthecochloris aestuarii DSM 271 DNA encoding:
- a CDS encoding restriction endonuclease subunit S, with amino-acid sequence MSNTIKKDKQALVPRLRFSEFRAAGEWGVACLGDLGEFAGGGTPSKTISEYWDGNIPWISSSDVSDESITDVSISRFITNEAIKCSATKLIPSGSILLVSRVGVGKLAIIDSPVCTSQDFTNFTPSKDNALFLGYYLKSNGHALENLCQGMAIKGFTKNDVSKIVLALPDLTEQQKIADCLFSLNALIAAHAEKIEALKTHKKGLMQQLFPREGETVPRLRFPEFRDAGEWESAFGDNVFDQVSNKEHNSDLPVLAITQEHGAIPRDMIDYHVSVTDKSIEGYKVVDVGDFIISLRSFQGGIEYSRFKGICSPAYVILRLRKGYSAGYFRQYLKTDRFISQLTKNLEGLRDGKMISYKQFSELSLPIPSQNEQQKIADCLSSLDALIAAHAEKLDALKTHKKGLMQQLFPRPEAVGA
- a CDS encoding site-specific integrase; its protein translation is MPPDTETRSQPSKTSREGQHDSPKILESLRYALYVRHYSNKTTDTYCAWTRRFVRFHNFRYRKEMGETEVNAFLTHLTAEEKVSSSTYHHDLLYPCVVAGRLVSEAQLKGCEQCSYADPYKKRK
- a CDS encoding recombinase family protein, which translates into the protein MTEENRETGRLIGYARVSTGGQELHSQIDALKKAGVPEKLIFIDKASGAKSERPGLDSCMQELQAGDTLVIWRLDRLGRSLKHLIETVEQLMERGVGFRSISDGGIDTTTASGEMVFNIFATLAQFERRLIQERTQAGLKAARARGRKGGRPKISANDPKVKMAKKLSKNYNISIGEICNTLKISRATYYRFLKIGE
- a CDS encoding GIY-YIG nuclease family protein, with translation MLNRDEAAKPGVYFLSGINPETGRERVYIGEAEVIRNRIKGHMDRDFWKSLVFFVSKDENLTKAHIKYLEGKLIETARSIGRFELENAQASGSHLPESDAADMDVFFSRMEQLLPILGQEFLKPVVNEANKKSSLLFCEIKGLKATGRQTDNGFVVLKGSEAVLSERPSTQKYQYAANLRATLRSDGILEEKSDRLIFASDYEFSSPSAAAAVIHGGQANGLIAWKDVRGVTLKEREEMEVQQAPGGAEE
- a CDS encoding AAA family ATPase; the protein is MNKTASTFANLDDIAKHLRDRLDVKKYVLLFAYNGTGKTRLSMAFKDLGKATVDGDDGNEEITRDTLYFNAFTEDLFTWDNDLDSDEERVLLMNTDSQFFSGLQELEMENRIRPLLRRYADFDFYIEYQKGTVNFIREDSFDEGTETIENIKISRGEENIFIWCFFLAVVQLAVDEQEAYNWVKYIYIDDPISSLDDNNAIAVASHLAQLLMKGNGKIRTVISSHHALFFNVMCNELGKAARYFLSKEANGYILTDTGDTPRFHHVALLKQLHEVAESGEIYTYHFNILRSILEKTATFHGFRNFSACIRQDNDDPDGILHARLVNVLSHGNYSLYEPQEMLPENKDYFRKILRDFMNNYRFNPELFPERNQENVKA